In the genome of Hyphobacterium sp. CCMP332, one region contains:
- a CDS encoding T9SS type A sorting domain-containing protein codes for MKNYYAILFLMVISSPLAAQQIPCPPTGVMTDPSNPVNNQHPNYLNNFFDWTQDPYNVNFVGGAVQQQANPYNVNNGGVTSLYGTDDFEPEDGWELLYVDLGLDKLGNPLLPPTASGQLFFVLYNKFRSIIRVFVAIDQLNQNNLTEIVLEIEGDYNTALLGSVNKVQKPLKNFDPTAVASNVQKLTNGGTLVKHWHYADFPVNYDPCTCTPPISNPGGISNLKFDVNLIDEATIELKGFSNGSIQTIVNKANASSSSSANWNDFYGTVKKAGQLIETGKKGYKSFSVFKTDAKNTATGKSKETDMKSGIDNLGSFLTNNIPELKAVPYISEALSIIDFFVGGGKKKDGANTVSLPPMSIQLEHNFSGTLTSNFNYFTKPLFTPGSSFVPNNQLPNFDDRYPLYNEILGVYTLLEKPIIEMYTGWTYRQVSSLPGGYYETRIRKWFNINQQSIKIALNPASDLNIVEEYFQLNVVDLNRHSIIATSGGSVINDTQWTSDLIPLACAEENAIIIDESKIGFIHPNLNIDDLNLSLILVFENNNGEKFLHKSTWETELVVHSYSYGPDNSQWIPYGAIYNYNWFNKSPFDSKNNGFFGATQNLNINNSTIDEDVSALETITVSNSTITATAVHPVNPGFTNVIAGHTIDVNSESDLLPNSDLQISRLGRSCDASIILATAAEINNICNSNDYQAQKIQTKIGLDYGQEAFQNSNFTFITYPNPADDFVKIALSENFSEINELEVIVMDIAGRVLKIENRIAKTANHFILVTADLKSGIYLLEVKAGGQKSVKRIFID; via the coding sequence ATGAAAAACTATTATGCTATTCTTTTTTTGATGGTCATATCTTCACCATTGGCTGCTCAACAAATACCGTGCCCTCCAACTGGAGTAATGACCGACCCTTCAAATCCCGTAAATAATCAACATCCAAATTATCTAAACAACTTTTTCGATTGGACTCAGGATCCATACAACGTAAATTTTGTTGGAGGGGCTGTTCAACAACAGGCAAATCCTTACAATGTTAATAATGGTGGGGTAACAAGTCTTTACGGTACAGACGATTTTGAGCCCGAAGACGGTTGGGAATTACTTTATGTTGATTTAGGACTTGATAAACTGGGTAACCCTCTTCTTCCACCGACAGCATCCGGGCAACTCTTCTTTGTTTTATATAATAAATTCCGTTCTATCATTAGGGTATTTGTAGCTATTGATCAACTAAACCAAAACAACCTGACCGAAATTGTGCTGGAAATTGAAGGTGACTATAATACAGCACTTTTAGGCTCAGTTAACAAAGTGCAAAAACCTCTTAAAAATTTTGATCCAACCGCGGTAGCATCCAATGTTCAGAAGCTAACCAATGGAGGCACTCTTGTGAAACATTGGCATTATGCCGATTTTCCGGTCAATTATGATCCGTGCACCTGTACACCTCCCATTAGTAATCCAGGCGGGATCAGTAATTTGAAATTTGATGTAAATTTAATTGATGAAGCCACAATAGAATTAAAAGGCTTTAGTAATGGTAGTATTCAAACTATCGTTAATAAGGCAAATGCAAGCTCTTCCAGTTCTGCAAATTGGAATGACTTCTACGGGACAGTTAAAAAAGCGGGACAGTTAATAGAAACAGGGAAAAAAGGCTATAAATCTTTTAGTGTATTTAAAACGGATGCAAAAAATACAGCAACAGGGAAAAGTAAAGAAACCGACATGAAATCGGGTATTGATAATCTCGGAAGCTTTTTAACAAACAATATTCCTGAATTAAAAGCTGTGCCTTATATCTCGGAAGCCTTGTCAATAATAGACTTTTTCGTAGGTGGTGGCAAAAAAAAGGATGGTGCAAACACTGTGTCATTACCGCCAATGTCAATACAACTTGAACATAATTTTAGTGGGACTCTAACTTCCAATTTTAACTATTTTACAAAACCACTATTTACTCCAGGTTCCAGTTTTGTACCTAATAATCAACTACCCAATTTTGATGATCGATATCCTTTATATAATGAAATTTTGGGGGTTTATACCTTGTTGGAAAAACCAATAATTGAAATGTATACCGGGTGGACTTATCGGCAAGTTTCGAGTTTACCAGGCGGATATTATGAAACTCGGATTAGGAAGTGGTTTAATATTAATCAACAGAGTATAAAAATTGCCTTAAATCCTGCTTCAGACTTAAACATTGTTGAAGAATACTTTCAACTGAATGTTGTTGATTTAAATAGACATAGTATTATAGCTACAAGTGGCGGATCTGTTATTAATGACACACAATGGACATCCGACTTAATACCCCTGGCTTGTGCAGAAGAAAATGCAATAATTATAGATGAAAGTAAGATTGGTTTTATTCATCCAAATTTAAATATTGACGACCTTAATCTATCTTTAATTTTAGTTTTTGAAAATAACAATGGAGAAAAATTCTTACATAAAAGTACATGGGAAACTGAATTAGTCGTTCATTCATATTCTTACGGTCCTGATAATAGTCAATGGATTCCTTATGGAGCTATATACAATTACAATTGGTTTAACAAATCTCCTTTTGACAGTAAAAACAATGGTTTCTTCGGTGCTACTCAGAATCTAAATATCAATAACTCCACGATTGACGAAGATGTTAGTGCCTTGGAAACAATTACAGTAAGTAATAGTACTATAACAGCAACGGCTGTTCATCCCGTGAACCCGGGTTTCACCAACGTTATTGCTGGGCATACTATTGATGTAAATTCTGAGTCAGACCTATTACCAAATTCAGATTTGCAAATCAGTCGATTGGGTAGAAGCTGCGATGCGTCTATAATCTTGGCTACAGCTGCAGAAATCAATAACATTTGTAATAGTAATGACTACCAAGCCCAAAAAATTCAGACGAAAATTGGTTTGGATTATGGACAAGAAGCATTTCAGAATTCAAACTTTACTTTCATAACATACCCCAATCCGGCAGATGATTTCGTTAAAATAGCTTTATCTGAAAACTTCTCAGAAATAAACGAGCTTGAAGTAATTGTGATGGATATCGCTGGGAGAGTCTTAAAGATCGAAAACAGAATAGCTAAAACTGCTAATCATTTCATACTTGTAACAGCCGACTTGAAAAGTGGTATTTATCTTCTTGAAGTAAAAGCTGGAGGTCAAAAAAGCGTGAAAAGGATTTTTATAGATTAG